Part of the Methylophaga nitratireducenticrescens genome is shown below.
ACTGGGCTGACTGGCTGTTTTTCTCCAGCCATTATGCCAAAGCGAGAGGTTTTCAATCTGCAGAGGATATGCTGGCTTCGCTGCCCGTTAACTATCAGGCAACGCTTACCTGGGGTGCAGAAGGAGCTTATGGCTGGCACAATGGAAAAGTTATGTTTGTTCCAGCAACCAAGAACAATCATGTTGTTGATAGCCTGGGTGCTGGTGATACCTTTAATGCCGGAATGATCCACAGCCTGGTAGCGGAAAATTCGCTACAGAATAGTTTGCAATTTGCCAGCCAGCTCGCTGCTGAAAAATGCCAACAATATGGTTTTGAAAATCTCGTTTAATTATGATGAAAAATTTTGTTTGCCATACCAAAGACCTGAAAAACCATCAAAGCTATGGATTTCAGATCCCTTTAGCAGAAGACAATGAGCTCGATATTGTCGTGCTTCGTCAGGGTAAGCTGATCCGCGCCTATCTTAATCACTGTCCACATCTGGGCATCCCCTTGAACTGGCAGCCTGACAAATTTCTATCGCTGGAAGAAACACATATTCAATGCTCAACACACGGCGCGTTGTTTACGCTTGAAGAAGGTTATTGTATTTCCGGTCCCTGTCGTGGGCAGAGTCTGACAGCCCTGCAAACCGAAATTGATGAACAGGGCGATCTTTACCTGGTCTCAGAGCAATAAAATCCGTATTGCCTCACGTAACTGTCCCAGCAGGTCCTGTTTACCCTTTAGATTTAACTGTCTGCAGACAATCGCAATTGGCTGTTGCTGTAATACAAAAATTAAGCAGATAGATTGCAGTAACGAAGGTAGCGATAAAAACCGCTGCTGTGCTACACAGTTCAACACAAATTTTCTGATGGCTATCTGGCAGGCATCATAATGTCGTTTTTGAAAGGCAAACGCAGTGATTTCCTCTTCATCAGCAGCTGTTATTGGCAACTCCGCTTCCGGTAACAGCTGCGTCAATAATGGAATTAAACCGGCTTCCAGATGAGATAACTGGCTATTGAGCAAATCCGGCCACTGTTGAATCAGTCGTTGCTGGGTTTGCTCAACCAGCTGCTGGCCAGCCGAACTGATGGGTTTTGCCAGAATGACCGCATGACGACCACTGATGTGATCACTATGAGCGCCCACTCGCATTAATCGATAATCACTGTTTTGCCAGAAGCACACCAGTGCTTTGCTGGCAGCAAAACTACAACCTAATATATCGGTGTTTTCGGGTAAATGAGAAACCAAAGCATTTACTAAATACTGTCCGATGCCACGATTTTGCAGAGCGGGATGTACAGCAATCCTCACGATTCTCTGATAATGATATTCACCGGCAATACTGATGCCTGAATGGGCTAACAATGTCTGCGGTAACAGATGACCATTTAACCGCCGTTCACCAGCAAATACGGCGGCGGCCAATCGCGGATTAATCGGGCCTTCAGCTACTAACCAGACACTGGCAACCAGTTGCTGCTGATTAAATACCCCCAGTAACCACATATCATCACGATCCAGCAACATTTGCAGATCAGATGGCCGAGTGCGGTAATGCGCCGTCACCATCAGCCCGAAGCATTGTCTTAATAACGCTTCGTCCTTTAATAGTTCTGCTGCAGTCAGTTTTTTAACCTGAAGCTTTTCGATACCCAGATCCACAATCAATTGTTCAGCGACCGGTTCGGCATCCAGCAGACACAGTTCAAAGCTGAATTGCTCCAACACATCCCCTAAATTCCAACGTACAGGTTGGGTTAACTCAACCTGCCGCCAATCTGGTGTTTGCTGATCA
Proteins encoded:
- a CDS encoding Rieske (2Fe-2S) protein; translation: MMKNFVCHTKDLKNHQSYGFQIPLAEDNELDIVVLRQGKLIRAYLNHCPHLGIPLNWQPDKFLSLEETHIQCSTHGALFTLEEGYCISGPCRGQSLTALQTEIDEQGDLYLVSEQ
- a CDS encoding tRNA(Met) cytidine acetyltransferase TmcA codes for the protein MLIKEEIELGYQTAEALLAFWQPDSHIWLTDASQASADKKIQKQARQFLGQEFDVVVFDATLEFNADSFAAIIGTIRAGGMLLMLLPEKSPYSNWYQRFEQVMAHYQVDFAEFHQWLPGNILPGDFRPEQTPDKAFQLTPDQQNALSLIHKTAFGHRRRPLLINSDRGRGKTALLGIAAAELIRQGKQKILVTAPSYASVETLFKHAASELKNAQLGHGQLFSDGCEIQFVAPDALLENELEADVLLVDEAAALTLPMLKLMLQRYPRIIFATTLHGYEGSGRGFKLQFQQVLDQQTPDWRQVELTQPVRWNLGDVLEQFSFELCLLDAEPVAEQLIVDLGIEKLQVKKLTAAELLKDEALLRQCFGLMVTAHYRTRPSDLQMLLDRDDMWLLGVFNQQQLVASVWLVAEGPINPRLAAAVFAGERRLNGHLLPQTLLAHSGISIAGEYHYQRIVRIAVHPALQNRGIGQYLVNALVSHLPENTDILGCSFAASKALVCFWQNSDYRLMRVGAHSDHISGRHAVILAKPISSAGQQLVEQTQQRLIQQWPDLLNSQLSHLEAGLIPLLTQLLPEAELPITAADEEEITAFAFQKRHYDACQIAIRKFVLNCVAQQRFLSLPSLLQSICLIFVLQQQPIAIVCRQLNLKGKQDLLGQLREAIRILLL